One window of the Nocardia huaxiensis genome contains the following:
- the pucL gene encoding factor-independent urate hydroxylase, which yields MSIKLGPNRYGKAETRVVRVTKNGAKHDLRDLNVSVALSGDMEAVHYTGDNGTVLPTDTQKNTVFSFAKQYGISSPEDFGLKLARHFVDSQPTIHHARVELEEYTWERNVVGLNSHPHSFVKSNRETRTAVVHYDGRKAWVVSGLKDMTVLNSTGSEFHGFIKDRYTTLRETRDRVLATEVNAQWRHTSDSVEWDKSYEVVKRCLLQAFADTHSLSLQQTLYEMGERVLETVSDIVEVKLALPNKHHFEVDLSHFGQVNDNEVFWAADRPYGLIEGTVVREVPAAGPAWD from the coding sequence ATGTCGATCAAGCTAGGTCCGAATCGCTACGGCAAGGCCGAGACTCGCGTCGTGCGGGTGACCAAGAACGGCGCCAAGCACGATCTGCGGGACCTGAACGTGAGTGTGGCGCTGTCCGGCGACATGGAGGCCGTGCACTACACCGGCGACAACGGCACGGTGCTGCCGACGGACACCCAGAAGAACACGGTGTTCTCCTTCGCCAAGCAGTACGGCATCTCCTCGCCGGAGGACTTCGGCCTGAAGCTGGCCCGGCACTTCGTGGATTCGCAGCCCACCATCCATCACGCGCGGGTGGAGCTGGAGGAGTACACCTGGGAGCGGAATGTGGTGGGGCTCAACAGCCATCCGCATTCGTTCGTGAAGTCCAACCGCGAAACCCGCACGGCCGTGGTGCATTACGACGGCCGCAAGGCGTGGGTCGTGTCCGGGCTCAAGGACATGACGGTGCTGAACTCCACCGGCTCGGAGTTCCACGGCTTCATCAAGGACCGCTACACCACCCTGCGCGAGACCCGCGACCGCGTGCTGGCCACCGAGGTCAATGCCCAGTGGCGGCACACCTCCGACAGCGTCGAGTGGGACAAGTCCTACGAGGTGGTGAAGCGTTGCCTGCTCCAGGCTTTCGCCGACACCCATTCGCTGTCGCTGCAGCAGACCCTCTACGAGATGGGGGAGCGGGTCCTCGAAACCGTCTCCGACATCGTGGAAGTCAAGCTGGCCCTGCCGAACAAGCATCACTTCGAGGTGGATCTGTCGCACTTCGGGCAGGTCAACGACAACGAGGTGTTCTGGGCCGCCGACCGTCCGTACGGACTCATCGAGGGCACGGTGGTGCGCGAGGTTCCGGCCGCCGGTCCGGCGTGGGATTGA
- a CDS encoding FAD binding domain-containing protein has translation MEFLRPNSWAHALELKAEHPDAVPIQGGTDVMVELNFDRHRPEYILDLNPCREVFHVDRTDGQLRIGSGVPYVKIINRYGRELPGLAQASRTVGSPQIRNRGTVGGNLGGASPAGDAHPALLAANAVVEAESAARGSRMIPIDDFYVWVKKNALEPDELIRAVWLKPATGPQYFAKVGTRNAMVIAVCSFAIALHTDTRTVGTGIGSAGPTPLRAVEAQEFLAANLPWDNPIPLAEDVAREFGTLAAAAAKPIDDVRGTADYRKHAVSVMARRTLGWAWNDYIAERRAA, from the coding sequence ATGGAATTCTTGCGACCCAACTCCTGGGCTCACGCCCTGGAACTCAAGGCGGAGCACCCGGACGCGGTGCCGATTCAGGGCGGCACCGATGTCATGGTGGAGCTCAACTTCGACCGGCATCGGCCGGAGTACATCCTGGATCTGAACCCGTGCCGGGAGGTGTTCCACGTCGATCGGACCGACGGGCAGCTGCGCATCGGTTCCGGCGTCCCGTACGTGAAGATCATCAACCGGTACGGGCGGGAACTGCCGGGCCTGGCCCAGGCGTCCCGCACGGTCGGCTCCCCGCAGATCCGCAATCGCGGCACGGTGGGCGGCAACCTCGGCGGCGCCTCGCCCGCCGGTGACGCGCACCCCGCCCTGCTGGCGGCGAATGCCGTGGTGGAGGCCGAATCCGCGGCCCGCGGCAGCCGCATGATCCCCATCGACGACTTCTACGTCTGGGTCAAGAAGAACGCCCTCGAGCCGGATGAACTGATCCGCGCCGTGTGGCTGAAGCCGGCCACCGGCCCCCAGTACTTCGCCAAGGTCGGCACCCGCAATGCCATGGTGATCGCGGTGTGCTCCTTCGCCATCGCACTGCACACCGACACCAGAACGGTCGGCACCGGCATCGGCTCGGCGGGCCCGACCCCGCTGCGGGCGGTCGAGGCGCAGGAGTTCCTGGCCGCGAATCTGCCCTGGGACAACCCGATTCCACTCGCCGAGGACGTGGCGCGGGAGTTCGGCACGCTGGCCGCGGCCGCCGCCAAACCCATCGACGATGTGCGCGGCACCGCCGACTACCGCAAGCACGCGGTGTCGGTCATGGCCCGGCGCACGCTCGGCTGGGCGTGGAACGACTACATCGCGGAAAGGAGGGCCGCCTGA
- a CDS encoding XdhC family protein codes for MRDIAAQLLKWHAAHQPYAIASIISIGGSAPRPVGAALAVNAGGEVVGSISGGCVEGAVYELCRDALETGETLRETFGYSDSDAFAVGLTCGGTIEVLVQPVTDANRAALEAMLRAEGSAALVRDVHSGEAVALGDWWSVGTAFTETVVAEARAMLDAGATGLRTLGCGEDEVTVFVESHVPPPRMIVFGAIDFAGAVARIGKFLGYHVTVCDARTVFATRARFPEADDVVVEWPDRYLARTRVDARTVLCVLTHDAKFDVPLLEVALRLPVAFVGAMGSRRTHEDRTRRLREAGVSAAELARLRSPIGLDLGGRTPEETAVSIAAEIVALRRGGSGLPLTLSGGPIHRDSSPLPDLEVPDHLEVTV; via the coding sequence ATGCGCGACATCGCGGCACAACTTCTGAAATGGCATGCGGCACACCAGCCCTACGCCATCGCCTCGATCATCTCGATCGGCGGCAGCGCACCCCGCCCCGTCGGCGCGGCCCTGGCGGTGAACGCCGGCGGTGAGGTCGTCGGCAGCATCTCCGGCGGCTGCGTGGAGGGCGCGGTGTACGAGTTGTGCCGCGATGCGCTGGAAACCGGCGAAACCCTCCGGGAAACGTTCGGCTACAGCGACTCCGACGCCTTCGCGGTCGGCCTCACCTGCGGCGGCACCATCGAGGTGCTGGTGCAGCCGGTCACCGACGCGAATCGCGCCGCGCTGGAAGCGATGCTGCGGGCCGAGGGCTCCGCCGCCCTGGTTCGGGACGTGCACAGCGGCGAGGCCGTGGCGCTGGGCGACTGGTGGTCGGTCGGCACGGCGTTCACCGAAACCGTTGTCGCCGAGGCGCGAGCCATGCTCGACGCCGGAGCGACCGGCCTGCGCACCCTCGGCTGCGGCGAAGACGAAGTGACGGTCTTCGTGGAATCCCACGTCCCTCCGCCGCGCATGATCGTCTTCGGCGCCATCGATTTCGCCGGCGCGGTAGCCCGCATCGGCAAATTCCTGGGCTATCACGTCACCGTCTGTGATGCCCGGACGGTCTTCGCCACCCGCGCCCGCTTCCCCGAAGCCGACGACGTGGTGGTCGAATGGCCCGACCGCTACCTGGCCCGCACCCGCGTGGACGCCCGCACCGTGCTGTGCGTCCTCACCCACGATGCCAAATTCGATGTGCCCCTTCTCGAAGTGGCCCTTCGCCTGCCGGTGGCGTTCGTGGGAGCCATGGGTTCGCGCCGCACCCACGAGGACCGCACCCGGCGGCTTCGCGAAGCCGGGGTGAGCGCGGCCGAACTGGCGCGGCTGCGCTCACCCATCGGGCTCGATCTCGGCGGCCGTACACCCGAGGAGACAGCCGTCTCCATCGCCGCCGAGATCGTGGCCCTGCGCCGCGGCGGTTCCGGCCTCCCGCTCACCCTGAGCGGCGGCCCGATCCACCGCGACAGCAGCCCCCTGCCCGACCTCGAGGTACCGGACCACCTGGAAGTGACTGTGTAA
- a CDS encoding (2Fe-2S)-binding protein, which produces MRITFDVNGSEEIVDDVWEGESLLYLLRERVGLPGSKNACEQGECGSCTVYLDGAPVCSCLVAAGQVEQRSVRTVEGLADGDRLDPMQQAFVDAGAVQCGFCTPGLLVQAHDLIERVPDPSDVEIREALSGNLCRCTGYEKILDAVRLAAQRKAAAQ; this is translated from the coding sequence ATGCGAATCACCTTCGATGTCAACGGCTCCGAGGAAATCGTCGACGACGTGTGGGAAGGGGAGAGCCTGCTGTACCTGCTGCGTGAGCGGGTCGGGCTGCCCGGTTCCAAGAATGCGTGTGAGCAGGGTGAATGTGGTTCTTGCACTGTCTATCTCGACGGCGCTCCTGTCTGTTCTTGTCTGGTGGCGGCCGGCCAGGTCGAGCAGCGCTCGGTCCGCACGGTGGAAGGCCTCGCTGATGGGGATCGACTCGACCCCATGCAGCAGGCGTTCGTCGACGCCGGCGCGGTCCAGTGCGGTTTCTGCACACCGGGTCTCCTGGTCCAGGCGCACGACCTGATCGAGCGAGTGCCGGATCCCTCGGATGTGGAGATTCGGGAGGCGCTGTCCGGAAACCTCTGCCGCTGCACCGGTTACGAGAAGATCCTGGACGCCGTACGTCTAGCAGCCCAGCGGAAGGCGGCAGCCCAATGA
- a CDS encoding molybdopterin cofactor-binding domain-containing protein has protein sequence MTAVRTTNFPHEVVAPGHGGIGESPLRPDGILKVKGDFAYTSDLWIDGMLWGATLRSPHPRARILSIDTAPALAMTGVHAVLTHEDVPGRKVYGLDHTWDQPVLAFDEVRHHGEPIALVAADHPEIARRALAVIEIEWEVLEPIVDPMAVIEDPEANRVQERGGITRHQPVRVGDINVGRELAAVVVTEEYEVGIQDQAFLGPESGLVIPTEDGGLEFYVATQWLHWDLTQIAPCLGLSEDRIKMTMGGVGGAFGGREDISMQIHAGLLAMHTGKPIKMMYNREESFFGHVHRHPARMRYEYGATATGKLTYAKVLIVLDGGAYTSATQNVVGNASSLAVGPYEIPHLEIDVYGVYTNNPPCGAMRGFGAVQACFAHESMMDKVADALGMDSVTVRQANAVSQGSKLATGQIVHAPMPMAEMLEMSRAMELPDALDASDIRNLPGGASQTTHGEGVVRGVGYGVGIKNICFSEGFDDYSTARVRLEIVNGEPVALVHTAAAEVGQGLVTVEAQIARTELGIERVVIHPADNGVGSAGSSSASRQTYMTGGAVKTACEAVRDRLFVLARERTGTHKYLQLVGGKIVANNGQVIAAIADVLGDDVIEETREYHHRPTTGMDPITGQGDSHTQLALCVHRAVVDVDTELGLVKVVALDAVQDVGKIMNRLSLEGQIHGGSVQGLGLAVMEEIQVSGGKVRNPSFTDYLIPTILDTPTQKLEILENADPHAPYGLRGAGEPPTLSSTPAVVAAIRDACRRHGGTGNITRVPVRPEDIIRSS, from the coding sequence ATGACCGCAGTACGTACCACCAACTTCCCGCACGAGGTCGTCGCACCCGGCCACGGCGGCATCGGCGAGAGCCCGCTGCGGCCCGACGGCATCCTCAAGGTCAAGGGCGACTTCGCCTACACCTCGGACCTTTGGATCGACGGAATGCTGTGGGGCGCAACACTGCGCAGCCCACACCCGCGCGCTCGGATCCTGAGCATCGACACCGCGCCCGCGCTGGCCATGACCGGCGTGCACGCCGTGCTCACCCACGAGGACGTGCCCGGCCGCAAGGTGTACGGGCTCGACCACACCTGGGATCAGCCGGTGCTGGCCTTCGACGAGGTGCGCCATCATGGTGAACCCATCGCACTGGTCGCCGCCGATCATCCCGAAATCGCCCGGCGCGCACTGGCCGTCATCGAGATCGAATGGGAAGTACTCGAACCCATCGTCGACCCGATGGCCGTCATCGAGGATCCGGAAGCGAACCGGGTGCAGGAGCGCGGCGGCATCACCCGCCATCAGCCCGTGCGCGTCGGCGACATCAATGTCGGCCGTGAGCTGGCCGCCGTGGTCGTCACCGAGGAGTACGAGGTCGGCATTCAGGACCAGGCCTTCCTGGGACCCGAATCCGGGCTGGTGATCCCGACCGAGGACGGCGGCCTGGAGTTCTATGTCGCCACCCAGTGGCTGCACTGGGACCTCACCCAGATCGCCCCCTGCCTCGGCCTTTCCGAGGATCGCATCAAGATGACCATGGGCGGCGTCGGCGGCGCGTTCGGCGGCCGCGAGGACATCTCCATGCAGATCCACGCCGGCCTGCTCGCCATGCACACCGGCAAGCCGATCAAGATGATGTACAACCGCGAGGAGTCCTTCTTCGGGCACGTGCACCGGCATCCGGCGCGCATGCGCTACGAATACGGTGCCACGGCGACCGGAAAGCTCACCTACGCAAAGGTTCTCATCGTCCTCGATGGTGGCGCGTATACCTCGGCCACCCAGAACGTGGTCGGCAACGCGTCCTCGCTGGCGGTCGGGCCGTACGAGATTCCGCACCTGGAAATCGACGTCTACGGTGTGTACACCAACAACCCGCCCTGCGGTGCCATGCGCGGATTCGGCGCTGTGCAAGCGTGTTTCGCGCACGAATCGATGATGGACAAGGTCGCCGACGCGCTCGGGATGGATTCGGTCACCGTACGCCAGGCCAATGCCGTCTCCCAGGGGTCGAAGCTGGCCACCGGGCAGATCGTGCACGCCCCGATGCCCATGGCCGAGATGCTCGAGATGTCGCGCGCCATGGAACTGCCGGATGCCCTGGACGCCTCCGACATTCGCAATCTGCCCGGCGGCGCGTCCCAGACCACCCACGGCGAGGGCGTGGTGCGCGGCGTCGGCTACGGCGTCGGCATCAAGAACATCTGCTTCTCCGAGGGTTTCGACGACTACTCCACCGCCCGAGTGCGTTTGGAGATCGTGAACGGCGAGCCCGTCGCGCTGGTGCACACCGCCGCCGCGGAGGTCGGCCAGGGCCTGGTCACCGTGGAGGCGCAGATCGCGCGCACCGAACTCGGCATCGAACGCGTGGTCATCCACCCCGCCGACAATGGCGTGGGCAGCGCGGGTTCGTCCTCGGCGTCGCGGCAGACCTACATGACCGGCGGTGCGGTGAAGACCGCCTGTGAAGCCGTGCGGGACAGGCTGTTCGTGCTGGCCCGGGAACGCACCGGCACGCACAAGTACCTGCAGCTCGTCGGCGGCAAGATCGTCGCCAACAATGGCCAGGTCATCGCCGCCATCGCGGACGTGCTCGGTGACGATGTCATCGAGGAGACCCGCGAATACCACCACCGGCCGACCACCGGCATGGATCCGATCACCGGTCAGGGCGACAGCCACACCCAGCTCGCGCTCTGCGTGCACCGGGCCGTGGTGGATGTCGACACCGAGCTCGGATTGGTGAAAGTCGTTGCCCTGGACGCTGTTCAGGATGTCGGCAAGATCATGAACCGCCTGTCCCTCGAGGGCCAGATCCACGGCGGTTCGGTGCAGGGCTTGGGTCTGGCCGTGATGGAGGAAATTCAGGTCTCAGGCGGCAAGGTACGCAACCCGTCCTTCACGGACTATCTCATCCCCACCATTCTCGACACCCCCACGCAGAAGCTGGAGATTCTCGAGAACGCCGATCCGCACGCCCCCTACGGCCTGCGCGGCGCGGGCGAACCGCCCACCCTCTCATCCACGCCGGCCGTCGTCGCAGCCATTCGCGACGCCTGCCGCAGACATGGCGGCACCGGGAACATCACCCGGGTGCCCGTGCGACCGGAAGACATCATCCGGAGCAGTTGA
- the uraD gene encoding 2-oxo-4-hydroxy-4-carboxy-5-ureidoimidazoline decarboxylase — protein sequence MSSRLEWLGSLPLEDAEAQLLTCCASRRWARKMVANRPYMDEASLDEAARAGIRELDWADIEEALSAHPRIGDRAEAAKPQELSQREAQWSQEEQSGTASAEAAVLEELRARNIAYENRFGHVFLIRATGRSAGEMLSELHRRLHNSVEDERLAVRAELADITVLRIRKLLGLI from the coding sequence ATGTCGAGTCGCCTGGAATGGCTCGGATCGCTGCCCCTGGAGGATGCCGAGGCGCAGCTGCTGACCTGCTGCGCGTCGCGGCGCTGGGCGCGGAAGATGGTCGCGAATCGTCCCTATATGGACGAGGCGAGCCTGGACGAGGCCGCGCGAGCCGGCATACGGGAATTGGATTGGGCCGATATAGAAGAGGCCCTCTCCGCCCACCCCAGGATCGGTGATCGCGCCGAAGCCGCGAAGCCGCAGGAGCTTTCGCAGCGCGAGGCGCAGTGGTCACAAGAAGAGCAGTCGGGCACCGCGAGTGCCGAGGCCGCTGTTCTGGAGGAGCTCAGGGCGCGAAACATCGCCTACGAGAACCGTTTCGGGCATGTGTTCCTGATTCGGGCCACCGGCCGCAGCGCGGGGGAGATGCTCTCCGAACTGCATCGCCGGCTGCACAACTCGGTCGAGGACGAACGTCTCGCTGTCCGAGCCGAACTCGCGGATATCACCGTGTTGCGCATTCGAAAACTGCTGGGGCTGATATGA
- a CDS encoding 8-oxoguanine deaminase: MTKLVIENAYIAPVVGDEIPDGYLIVGDDGRIEALGAGPAPTVVGADRLSGAGCLVTPGLVNTHHHLYQWATQGLYQDATLFEWLTGLYRLWARMDADVVYGAASAGLGWLTLTGTTTSTDHHYVFPKGRGDLFEAEVRAARELGVRFHPCRGSMDRGQSQGGLPPDEVVENREEILINTAEIIDKYHDPSFDSMLRVAVAPCSPFSVSEGLMRDSAELARAKGVRLHTHLAETLDEEEHCLEQMGCTPVEYMEKLGWLGDDVWFAHAVHLHDKDIRRFADTGTGSAHCPSSNARLGAGIARVMDLLAAGAPVGLGVDGAASSELTSMAGEMRQAMLFQRAVHGPKALTARQALEIGTLGGARNLGRQNEIGSLEPGKLADIAIWKVDGFRAAVTDPVCSLVFGPQPPLARLLVGGKTVVENDELKTVAHDQVGRNGVAARERIMRQES; encoded by the coding sequence ATGACGAAGCTCGTTATCGAGAACGCTTACATCGCACCGGTTGTCGGTGACGAGATCCCCGACGGCTATCTGATCGTCGGTGACGACGGCCGGATCGAAGCCCTCGGCGCGGGACCCGCGCCGACGGTGGTGGGCGCCGACCGCCTCTCCGGCGCCGGATGCCTGGTGACCCCGGGCCTGGTGAACACCCACCACCACCTCTACCAGTGGGCCACCCAGGGCCTGTACCAGGACGCCACCCTGTTCGAGTGGCTGACCGGCCTGTACCGCCTGTGGGCGCGCATGGACGCCGACGTCGTCTACGGCGCCGCCTCGGCGGGGCTGGGCTGGCTGACCCTGACCGGCACCACCACCTCCACCGATCACCACTACGTGTTCCCCAAGGGCCGCGGCGATCTGTTCGAGGCCGAGGTGCGGGCCGCCCGCGAACTCGGCGTGCGCTTCCACCCGTGCCGCGGGTCCATGGACCGCGGCCAGTCCCAGGGCGGGCTGCCGCCGGACGAGGTGGTCGAGAACCGCGAAGAGATCCTGATCAATACCGCGGAGATCATCGACAAGTACCACGACCCGTCCTTCGACTCCATGCTGCGCGTGGCGGTCGCGCCCTGCTCGCCGTTCTCGGTGAGCGAGGGTCTCATGCGGGATTCGGCGGAACTGGCCCGCGCCAAGGGCGTTCGGCTGCACACCCATCTCGCCGAAACCCTCGACGAGGAGGAGCACTGCCTCGAGCAGATGGGCTGCACCCCGGTCGAATACATGGAGAAGCTGGGCTGGCTCGGCGACGACGTGTGGTTCGCGCACGCGGTTCACCTGCACGACAAGGATATTCGCCGCTTCGCCGACACCGGCACCGGTTCGGCGCACTGCCCGAGCTCGAACGCGCGCCTCGGCGCGGGCATCGCCCGGGTCATGGATCTGCTCGCGGCCGGCGCTCCCGTCGGTCTCGGCGTGGACGGCGCGGCCTCGAGTGAACTCACCTCCATGGCCGGGGAGATGCGGCAGGCCATGCTGTTCCAGCGCGCCGTGCACGGCCCCAAGGCTTTGACCGCCCGCCAGGCGCTCGAGATCGGCACCCTCGGCGGTGCGCGAAACCTGGGCCGCCAGAACGAGATCGGCTCCCTCGAACCCGGCAAGCTCGCCGACATCGCCATCTGGAAGGTCGACGGCTTCCGGGCCGCTGTGACCGATCCGGTGTGCTCGCTGGTGTTCGGCCCCCAGCCGCCGCTGGCCCGCCTGCTCGTCGGCGGCAAGACGGTTGTCGAGAACGACGAGCTCAAGACCGTCGCGCACGACCAGGTCGGCCGCAATGGCGTCGCCGCGCGCGAGCGAATCATGCGTCAGGAGTCCTGA
- the uraH gene encoding hydroxyisourate hydrolase: MSLSTHVLNAATGKPAEDMAVRLEAADGTLLAEGRTDADGRIKDLPAPEPGVHRLIFETGDLSPFYPSVTIAFTVTDPAQHYHVPLLLSPYSFSTYRGS, from the coding sequence ATGAGTCTGTCCACGCATGTGCTCAACGCCGCGACCGGGAAGCCCGCCGAGGATATGGCGGTGCGACTCGAAGCGGCCGACGGCACACTTCTCGCCGAGGGCCGCACCGATGCCGACGGGCGCATCAAGGATCTGCCCGCTCCCGAGCCCGGCGTACACCGCCTGATCTTCGAGACCGGTGATCTCAGCCCGTTCTACCCCTCGGTGACCATCGCTTTCACCGTCACCGATCCGGCGCAGCACTATCACGTGCCGCTGCTGTTGAGTCCCTATTCCTTCTCCACCTATCGAGGTAGCTGA
- a CDS encoding NCS2 family permease, whose amino-acid sequence MTQTQSPTTTPATGSRSALDRFFRLSERKTTVSREIRGGITTFVAMGYVILLVPLILGGVADVDGNKLSIAQLTTATAFSAGLSTVLMGLVGNVPLALAAGLGVVPVVAYQAAPYMTWPQAFGLVVLMGIIIVIMAATGLRTMIINAIPVALKNAIGVGIGMFIAMIGLVSSGVVGHGAPSGPPVTLGADGHLQGWPVFIFAVGLLLMLGLFIRKMPGAILISIAVVTVLAIIVNKLATIEPTAWGTVVPKAPESFFAAPDFGLMLDIDLFGGFARAGALVAGVVLFTLVLTGFFDAMGTVFGVCDEAGLVDEKGTVPGIGKILTADGVAQIIGGASGGAGSTVYVESATGVGEGARTGLTSVVTGGLFCAAIFFTPLAAVVPIQAAAPALVLVGALMMTQARKIDWSDLEVAVPAFVTIVLMPFTYSITNGVGAGLIAYVVIKAARGKFREIHWLVWVVSVVFAAYFGISAIEQVLGG is encoded by the coding sequence ATGACCCAGACCCAGTCCCCAACAACAACCCCCGCCACCGGCAGCCGGTCGGCGCTGGACCGGTTCTTCCGGCTCAGCGAGCGAAAAACCACGGTGTCCCGCGAAATTCGCGGCGGCATCACGACTTTCGTGGCCATGGGGTACGTCATTCTCCTCGTCCCGTTGATACTCGGCGGCGTCGCCGACGTCGACGGCAACAAACTGAGCATCGCGCAGCTCACCACCGCCACCGCCTTCTCCGCCGGATTGTCCACCGTCCTCATGGGATTGGTCGGCAATGTGCCGCTGGCGCTGGCCGCCGGACTCGGCGTGGTTCCCGTGGTCGCCTATCAGGCGGCGCCGTACATGACCTGGCCGCAAGCCTTCGGTCTGGTCGTCCTGATGGGCATCATCATCGTGATCATGGCCGCCACCGGCCTGCGCACCATGATCATCAATGCCATTCCGGTCGCACTGAAGAATGCCATCGGCGTCGGAATCGGCATGTTCATCGCCATGATCGGCCTGGTGTCGTCCGGTGTGGTCGGGCACGGCGCACCCAGCGGCCCGCCCGTCACCCTGGGTGCGGACGGTCACCTGCAGGGCTGGCCGGTCTTCATCTTCGCCGTCGGCCTGCTGCTCATGCTCGGGCTGTTCATCCGAAAGATGCCCGGCGCCATCCTGATCAGCATCGCCGTGGTGACCGTGCTGGCCATCATCGTGAACAAGCTCGCCACCATCGAACCCACCGCGTGGGGGACCGTGGTGCCCAAGGCGCCCGAATCCTTCTTCGCCGCACCGGATTTCGGTCTGATGCTCGATATCGACCTGTTCGGCGGGTTCGCCAGGGCGGGTGCGCTGGTGGCCGGAGTGGTGCTGTTCACCCTGGTGCTGACGGGCTTCTTCGACGCCATGGGAACGGTTTTCGGCGTCTGCGACGAAGCCGGGCTGGTCGACGAGAAGGGCACCGTGCCGGGTATCGGCAAGATCCTGACCGCCGACGGTGTCGCCCAGATCATCGGCGGCGCCAGCGGCGGCGCGGGCAGCACGGTGTATGTGGAATCCGCTACGGGCGTCGGTGAGGGGGCCCGTACCGGACTCACGAGTGTGGTGACCGGTGGATTGTTCTGCGCGGCGATCTTCTTCACGCCGCTGGCGGCCGTGGTGCCGATCCAAGCCGCCGCGCCCGCCCTGGTGCTGGTCGGCGCGCTCATGATGACGCAGGCCCGCAAGATCGACTGGTCGGATCTGGAGGTCGCGGTGCCGGCCTTCGTGACCATCGTGCTCATGCCGTTCACCTATTCGATCACCAATGGTGTCGGCGCGGGTCTCATCGCCTACGTGGTGATCAAGGCGGCGCGGGGCAAGTTCCGCGAAATCCATTGGCTGGTCTGGGTGGTGAGCGTCGTGTTCGCGGCCTACTTCGGAATCTCCGCCATCGAACAGGTCCTGGGAGGCTGA